The following proteins are encoded in a genomic region of Nitrospiraceae bacterium:
- a CDS encoding D-sedoheptulose 7-phosphate isomerase: MKEQAIQAFEESAAVKQQFVRDHAGRIEQVVKLIATAFREGRKVLLFGNGGSATDAAHLAAEFVGRYHRERAPLPAIALATDIAAITCIANDYGYDELFARQVRAHGQKGDIAIAISTSGNSANVLKGVEAARTIGMATIAWTGGSGGKLAAMVDHPFVVPSKVTARIQETHITLGHVLCELIEEQLLGKAS; encoded by the coding sequence ATGAAAGAGCAGGCGATCCAAGCGTTCGAGGAGAGCGCCGCGGTCAAGCAACAGTTCGTCCGCGATCACGCCGGCCGCATCGAGCAAGTGGTGAAATTGATCGCGACGGCGTTCCGCGAAGGCCGCAAAGTGCTCCTGTTTGGTAATGGCGGCAGCGCGACCGACGCGGCCCACCTCGCGGCCGAGTTTGTCGGCCGGTACCATCGCGAACGGGCCCCGCTTCCCGCAATCGCCCTCGCAACCGACATCGCCGCCATCACGTGTATCGCGAACGATTATGGTTACGACGAGCTGTTCGCTCGCCAGGTTCGCGCCCATGGGCAAAAAGGCGATATCGCCATTGCGATCAGCACGAGCGGAAACTCCGCCAACGTGCTCAAGGGCGTCGAGGCCGCTCGAACAATCGGCATGGCGACCATTGCCTGGACCGGCGGCAGCGGAGGCAAGCTCGCCGCGATGGTCGATCATCCATTCGTCGTGCCATCCAAGGTCACAGCGCGCATTCAAGAGACTCATATCACGCTCGGCCATGTCCTGTGCGAACTCATAGAGGAACAGCTCCTTGGCAAAGCGTCCTAG
- a CDS encoding SprT-like domain-containing protein, with protein sequence MSTHDSIRPLPYSTEKLARIWSDLNIRYFNGTLPPIDIVWSTRLTASVGLFVTTVGPRKLAQRWGMSTTRRREIRLSVPLLSQAFAKSPYGEHEITSTLAHEMIHQWQYDILKRRPNHGLDFLKKMAEMNRDGMLAITTYHSLQDEVIALTRFAWRCRQCGRVYRRQRRTIEPRRHHCGVCRGSLQELRAVTRRHDLSNELESRDGCRMRSSTSLQPAQLSFTF encoded by the coding sequence ATGAGTACACACGACTCTATACGACCTCTGCCCTATTCCACGGAAAAACTTGCGAGGATCTGGTCCGATCTCAATATTCGATACTTCAACGGGACTCTGCCTCCCATCGACATCGTATGGAGCACTCGCCTGACCGCGTCGGTCGGCTTGTTCGTGACGACCGTCGGCCCCCGCAAGTTGGCCCAGCGCTGGGGCATGAGTACGACGCGGCGACGGGAAATTCGGCTCTCGGTACCGTTACTGTCGCAAGCCTTCGCGAAGTCTCCGTATGGCGAGCACGAAATCACGAGTACGCTGGCTCACGAAATGATTCACCAATGGCAGTACGACATCCTCAAACGACGTCCCAACCATGGGCTCGACTTCCTGAAGAAGATGGCTGAGATGAATCGTGATGGCATGCTGGCCATTACGACGTACCATTCGTTACAGGACGAGGTGATTGCACTGACACGCTTCGCCTGGCGCTGCCGGCAATGCGGCCGCGTGTATCGACGCCAGCGGCGAACGATCGAACCTCGCCGGCACCATTGCGGCGTGTGCCGCGGCTCGCTTCAAGAACTGAGGGCGGTGACGCGACGACACGACCTGTCGAACGAGCTGGAGTCACGAGATGGTTGTCGCATGCGCTCTTCGACCTCCTTGCAACCGGCCCAATTGTCTTTTACCTTTTAG
- a CDS encoding DNA polymerase IV, with the protein MRWSRRILFGDVDAMFAAAAVVADPTLAGKPVAVGGQPPRGIIAAASYVVRPYGVRSAMPTIEAFRLCPHLVLIPLDRPLYRRLHDQMRIVTDRLFPLTEWSSIDEFYADTTDLQSSHPDPRSLGRLVKQSIFDATGLRCTVALATGKTVAKIAADSHKPDGLVTIDPGTEQAFLAPLPIRALPGIGPKTAARLEPLGLRTIGGLLDTRWEGVLRGLFGSRLLEVRELARGIDREPVCADRESKSLSHETTFEHDTDDRAFIEQTLRGFLRKLAHELRQEGLAASCCTVKLKDARFTITTKQRRFPGPLNYDPAMWPIVQRILQELFIPGTKYRLAGLSLSSLNPASPGLFDQRRAKAVEAMDAIIAQHGSSVMGLGGVTRDSPLSRSISFHLSFD; encoded by the coding sequence ATGCGCTGGTCCCGCCGGATTCTGTTCGGGGATGTGGATGCTATGTTCGCTGCCGCGGCTGTCGTCGCCGATCCCACTCTCGCCGGCAAACCGGTCGCCGTCGGAGGACAACCTCCGCGCGGCATTATCGCCGCCGCCAGTTATGTGGTACGTCCTTATGGCGTGCGTTCTGCCATGCCGACGATCGAAGCATTCCGGCTCTGCCCCCATTTGGTTCTGATCCCGCTGGACCGGCCGTTGTATCGCCGCCTGCATGACCAGATGCGAATCGTCACGGATCGCCTCTTTCCCTTGACCGAGTGGAGCAGCATCGACGAATTCTACGCAGACACCACAGACCTGCAATCCAGCCATCCCGACCCCCGGTCGCTCGGCCGGCTGGTGAAACAATCAATTTTCGACGCGACTGGGTTGCGATGCACCGTGGCGCTGGCCACGGGAAAAACCGTCGCCAAGATCGCGGCAGATTCTCATAAGCCTGATGGACTCGTAACGATTGACCCTGGGACCGAACAGGCGTTTCTCGCTCCCCTACCGATCCGGGCCCTACCGGGAATCGGTCCGAAGACCGCAGCACGATTGGAGCCGCTCGGCTTGCGGACGATCGGGGGTCTTCTGGACACGCGCTGGGAAGGGGTCCTACGCGGCCTTTTCGGCTCCCGTCTCCTAGAGGTCAGGGAATTGGCCCGTGGGATTGATCGTGAACCGGTCTGTGCCGATCGCGAATCGAAGAGCCTCAGCCACGAGACCACCTTTGAGCATGACACGGATGATCGTGCCTTCATCGAACAGACGCTCCGAGGGTTCCTGCGTAAACTCGCGCATGAGCTTCGACAAGAAGGACTCGCTGCCAGCTGCTGTACGGTGAAGTTAAAGGATGCCCGTTTCACGATTACGACGAAACAGCGGCGCTTTCCCGGTCCCTTGAACTATGACCCCGCAATGTGGCCGATCGTCCAGCGGATCCTGCAAGAGCTCTTTATACCGGGGACGAAGTACCGCCTCGCCGGACTATCCCTCTCGTCGCTGAATCCTGCGTCACCCGGGCTCTTCGATCAGCGGCGCGCCAAGGCTGTCGAGGCGATGGATGCCATCATCGCACAACATGGATCATCGGTGATGGGCCTCGGCGGCGTGACACGTGACTCCCCCCTGAGCCGCTCGATCTCTTTTCATCTGTCCTTCGACTAG
- the mfd gene encoding transcription-repair coupling factor codes for MSITRGPAGPQWFAPIVAALTSEGGRPCLTGLHGSTAGFALSALVDPQASSLATRPWLIVSRSDEAAERLYDDLRFFSMLSGLPTDSLAFFPKWETLPYEATEPHVGLIARRMNALYRARTMPRIRLITSIDALIHRLLPVETFTAMTLQFALDGSLEREALTGGLLRLGYRRVSVVEIPGEFSIRGGIVDIFSTAYADPLRVEFLGETIESLRLFDPATQKSIVKLESALVLPAREFLRSENDPDSLAPIPPEAEWRTPDLYPRLATLFDFFPERPLLVFDQPAALQAECAALWDRIDDGYRHHADLEESTPYPSPEKLFLSWEGLTDRISGWPVLALEPVAPTDASWVPVESFSAQTPSSAGLGARGTPFSETLNILDRLRNECRVMLVARSRGQVDRLLALLREHDVPAMEWTSAAWTRPSTTRSPFYILHGDLSAGFVSTELRLAVLTEEELFAKGARHKPQPKSKTATFLSSLEDLHVGDYVVHVQHGIAKYQGLKRLSVQDFDSDYLILEFAGSDKLYVPLDRLNHVQRYSGAEGHVPRLDRLGGTSWAKTTARAKKDIEEMAHELIDLYANRELVKRQSYGLPTTLYHEFEAAFEYEETPDQMKAIDDIVRDMEASRPMDRLVCGDVGYGKTEVAMRAAFKAVEDNRQVAVLVPTTLLAHQHYENFADRFAPFPTRVGLLSRFQSSKATQAILKDVAAGTIDVVIGTHRVLQKDVVFRNLGLVIIDEEQWFGVRHKERLKQLRTQVDVLTLTATPIPRTLQMAMSSVRDLSIMDTPPAGRLAIRTQVVRFSDNLVREAILRELGRGGQVYFVHNRVETMERTGAWLRELVPEARIVMAHGQMNAKPLESVMLKFFHGEADVLIASAIIQSGLDVPNANTIIVNRADTFGLAQLYQLRGRVGRGGDQAYAYFLTPDEGMLTGDAQKRLTAIQQFTELGSGFRIAAADLEIRGAGNLLGRQQSGHIAAIGLDLYMRMVEQAVQKLKGKVVEEEIDPVLRLNVSAYIPDVYVTDPHHRLSFYKRLSSYTQIGDLALLHGELQDRYGLPPEPVERLFEVMQIRILAKVLRLASVELKTQSVVITLDAKNPVGNSGIQRLMDRHKKQLRFLSPLSFELQIPHQDWASTFRELTATLQSLNVCDTNTSQSAQG; via the coding sequence GTGTCCATCACCCGCGGGCCGGCTGGCCCCCAGTGGTTCGCTCCGATTGTCGCCGCACTGACGAGTGAAGGGGGACGACCGTGCTTGACGGGATTGCATGGCTCGACGGCGGGGTTTGCCCTGTCGGCGCTGGTTGATCCTCAGGCAAGTTCCCTGGCAACCAGGCCCTGGCTCATCGTCAGCCGTTCAGACGAAGCCGCCGAGCGTCTCTACGACGACCTCCGTTTCTTCTCGATGCTGTCCGGTCTCCCGACTGACTCGCTCGCCTTCTTCCCCAAATGGGAAACCTTGCCCTACGAAGCCACAGAGCCGCACGTCGGCTTGATCGCTCGTCGCATGAACGCCCTCTATCGCGCCAGGACGATGCCCCGGATTCGGCTCATCACGTCAATCGACGCCCTTATCCACCGATTACTTCCGGTCGAGACCTTTACCGCTATGACGCTGCAATTCGCGCTCGATGGGTCGCTCGAGCGCGAGGCTCTTACGGGAGGATTGCTCCGGTTGGGCTATCGTCGCGTATCGGTCGTGGAAATTCCCGGCGAGTTCAGCATCCGAGGGGGAATCGTGGATATATTCTCCACCGCGTATGCCGACCCGCTTCGTGTCGAGTTCCTTGGCGAAACCATCGAGTCTCTCCGGCTTTTCGATCCTGCAACGCAGAAGTCCATCGTTAAGCTCGAGAGCGCGCTGGTGCTCCCGGCCCGAGAATTTCTGCGGTCCGAGAACGATCCTGATTCGCTGGCGCCGATTCCTCCGGAGGCCGAATGGCGGACGCCCGATCTGTATCCACGGTTGGCGACGCTCTTCGACTTTTTTCCTGAACGACCGTTGTTGGTCTTCGACCAGCCGGCTGCTTTACAAGCGGAGTGTGCCGCCCTGTGGGACAGGATCGACGATGGATACCGGCATCATGCCGACCTGGAGGAGTCAACTCCGTACCCGTCACCAGAAAAACTGTTTCTTTCATGGGAAGGGCTCACGGACCGGATCTCGGGCTGGCCCGTTCTCGCTCTCGAACCGGTTGCACCGACCGATGCATCATGGGTACCGGTCGAATCGTTTTCTGCCCAAACTCCATCCAGTGCTGGGCTTGGCGCGCGGGGTACGCCGTTCAGCGAGACCCTGAACATCCTCGATCGTCTGCGGAACGAGTGTCGCGTGATGCTCGTCGCGCGAAGCCGAGGCCAAGTCGACCGGCTCCTCGCGCTTCTGCGCGAGCACGACGTCCCGGCAATGGAATGGACATCCGCTGCCTGGACAAGACCGTCCACTACCAGATCGCCGTTCTACATCTTGCACGGCGATCTGTCTGCTGGGTTCGTCTCGACAGAGCTCCGTCTGGCTGTCTTGACCGAAGAGGAACTCTTCGCCAAAGGTGCCCGCCACAAGCCGCAGCCCAAGAGTAAGACTGCCACGTTCCTGTCGTCCCTTGAAGATCTCCACGTCGGCGACTACGTGGTTCACGTGCAACATGGCATCGCGAAGTATCAGGGGCTCAAGCGCCTGTCCGTTCAAGATTTCGACAGTGACTATCTCATCCTGGAGTTCGCCGGAAGCGACAAATTGTACGTCCCCCTCGATCGGCTGAATCACGTGCAGCGCTATAGCGGAGCGGAAGGGCATGTGCCGCGACTCGACCGACTAGGCGGAACCAGTTGGGCGAAAACGACGGCCCGGGCCAAGAAAGACATCGAGGAAATGGCGCACGAGCTGATCGACCTCTACGCCAATCGCGAGCTTGTCAAGCGGCAGTCGTACGGGCTTCCTACGACCTTGTATCACGAGTTCGAGGCTGCCTTCGAATACGAGGAAACACCGGATCAGATGAAAGCCATCGACGACATTGTCCGTGACATGGAAGCGAGCAGGCCGATGGATCGGTTAGTCTGCGGAGACGTCGGCTACGGGAAAACCGAGGTGGCGATGCGGGCGGCCTTCAAAGCGGTCGAGGACAATCGTCAGGTCGCCGTCCTCGTCCCGACGACACTCCTCGCTCACCAACACTACGAGAATTTTGCCGACCGATTCGCTCCCTTCCCCACTCGCGTCGGGTTGCTCTCTCGATTCCAATCATCAAAGGCCACGCAGGCGATTCTGAAAGACGTGGCCGCAGGCACGATCGACGTCGTCATCGGAACTCATCGGGTGCTGCAAAAAGACGTCGTCTTCAGAAACCTGGGACTCGTAATCATTGACGAGGAACAATGGTTCGGCGTCAGGCATAAAGAACGACTGAAACAGCTGCGCACGCAGGTGGACGTCCTCACATTGACCGCGACGCCGATTCCCCGCACGTTGCAAATGGCCATGTCGAGCGTTCGCGATTTGTCCATTATGGACACGCCGCCCGCCGGGCGCCTGGCCATTCGCACCCAGGTCGTCCGTTTCAGTGACAATCTGGTCCGGGAGGCGATTCTTCGCGAACTGGGACGCGGCGGGCAAGTCTACTTCGTTCACAATCGTGTCGAAACCATGGAACGAACCGGTGCCTGGCTCAGGGAATTGGTGCCGGAAGCACGGATCGTGATGGCGCATGGACAAATGAACGCAAAGCCGCTCGAATCGGTCATGCTGAAATTCTTTCACGGTGAGGCCGATGTGCTGATTGCATCAGCCATTATCCAATCTGGTCTGGATGTCCCGAATGCCAACACCATCATCGTGAATCGCGCCGATACGTTCGGGTTGGCGCAGTTGTACCAACTCCGAGGGCGCGTGGGACGCGGCGGCGATCAGGCCTATGCGTACTTTCTGACCCCTGACGAGGGGATGTTGACGGGCGACGCCCAGAAGCGGCTGACCGCGATTCAGCAATTTACCGAGCTCGGGTCGGGTTTTAGGATCGCCGCGGCCGATCTGGAGATCCGCGGCGCGGGAAATCTGCTCGGTAGACAGCAGTCGGGCCATATCGCCGCGATCGGTCTCGACCTGTACATGCGGATGGTGGAGCAGGCGGTACAGAAACTGAAGGGGAAAGTCGTTGAAGAAGAAATCGATCCCGTGCTGCGTCTCAACGTCTCCGCCTATATCCCGGACGTCTATGTCACAGATCCTCACCATCGGCTGTCATTCTATAAACGGCTCTCGTCATATACACAGATCGGCGATCTTGCCCTGCTTCACGGGGAACTGCAAGATCGGTACGGATTACCGCCGGAACCGGTTGAACGGCTGTTTGAAGTCATGCAGATCAGGATCCTGGCGAAGGTGCTCCGGCTGGCTTCGGTCGAATTGAAAACACAGTCTGTGGTTATCACGCTCGACGCCAAGAACCCAGTTGGAAACTCCGGCATCCAACGCCTGATGGATCGGCACAAGAAACAGCTTCGGTTTCTCTCTCCCCTGTCATTCGAGCTCCAAATACCGCATCAAGACTGGGCTTCCACCTTTCGGGAACTCACAGCAACCTTGCAAAGCCTCAATGTCTGTGATACCAACACATCACAATCTGCGCAGGGATAA
- a CDS encoding TIGR02710 family CRISPR-associated CARF protein has translation MAPDQPIKSLVITLTDHPAPAVYSINRLRPESLCFVLPESAKSLVESSVQPKIEQMPRRWDWVTLADVEPFPSCYQTMARSVPSILKAWEVQPGELVVDLTGATAAMSGSLALVTRPFTSRVVSLVPVAEGREGDAVTIDGQAFLWVQVNPWDEAATVSRQEARDYFNRGTFVAAAAMFRLIEMRVSGGQKPLYRALFDLAEGYDLWERFHYRQAWDKLKTSVKALEMASLWGGPPGLKELVSAIKANAGFLEKLVLDPAEVKDFAALDLLAHVRRRLDMDRDPERAMIALMRALEAIAQRQLFKQHRIKTWDLQPEQLPQALQETCRTCFLDDVDGKYKLPLQAQFRTLAGLGDQLGQGFLREWPTMKPLLDAASHAVLGHGFEPIKVERVQQLYEVVFKLSGVTETSLPRFPALSL, from the coding sequence ATGGCACCAGACCAACCAATTAAATCTCTTGTCATTACCCTGACCGATCATCCCGCCCCCGCCGTCTATTCGATTAATCGCCTCCGTCCCGAATCGCTCTGTTTTGTCCTGCCCGAGTCGGCGAAATCGCTCGTCGAGTCATCGGTGCAGCCGAAAATCGAGCAGATGCCTCGCCGGTGGGATTGGGTGACGCTCGCGGATGTCGAGCCCTTTCCCTCTTGCTACCAAACGATGGCTCGTTCAGTGCCGTCGATCCTCAAGGCTTGGGAAGTCCAGCCTGGTGAATTGGTTGTGGACCTGACCGGAGCCACAGCCGCGATGAGCGGCAGTCTGGCGCTGGTCACGAGACCCTTCACGTCGCGCGTGGTGTCGCTCGTTCCAGTCGCAGAAGGACGGGAGGGCGATGCGGTCACCATCGACGGTCAGGCGTTTCTCTGGGTCCAGGTGAATCCCTGGGACGAAGCCGCGACGGTATCCCGCCAAGAAGCCCGCGATTACTTTAACCGCGGGACCTTCGTGGCTGCTGCAGCGATGTTTCGACTGATCGAAATGAGGGTGAGCGGCGGGCAGAAACCGCTCTACCGAGCATTGTTCGACCTCGCCGAAGGCTACGATCTCTGGGAACGATTTCACTACCGACAGGCATGGGACAAGCTGAAGACATCGGTCAAAGCGTTAGAGATGGCCTCTCTGTGGGGTGGACCTCCTGGCTTGAAAGAGCTAGTGTCCGCGATTAAGGCGAACGCGGGTTTTCTGGAAAAGCTCGTGCTCGATCCGGCCGAGGTGAAGGATTTTGCCGCCCTTGACCTCCTCGCCCACGTCCGTCGGCGCCTCGATATGGATCGTGATCCTGAGCGGGCCATGATTGCACTCATGCGAGCCCTCGAAGCAATCGCCCAGCGACAACTGTTCAAACAGCACAGGATCAAAACGTGGGATCTTCAGCCGGAACAATTGCCGCAAGCGCTCCAAGAGACCTGCCGGACCTGCTTCTTGGACGATGTGGATGGGAAGTACAAGTTACCGTTGCAGGCACAGTTTCGAACGCTGGCCGGATTAGGGGATCAACTCGGGCAGGGGTTTCTTCGCGAGTGGCCGACCATGAAGCCCCTGCTCGACGCGGCCAGCCACGCCGTCCTCGGCCACGGCTTCGAACCGATTAAGGTCGAGCGGGTCCAGCAGTTGTATGAAGTTGTTTTCAAGCTATCGGGCGTCACCGAGACCTCGCTGCCGAGGTTTCCGGCGCTCAGTCTTTAA
- a CDS encoding thermonuclease family protein has protein sequence MLFTPQVLPAQQSTAPPSSLSTTPLTPGDYGSGQLPLCDLCRKPDSRAGSDVRPHRLPRDKALRPHKKPKGMHRPSRHSLRSLLPHHSPEWVSPGERTLESDRTQAIDGDTIRYGSERIRIRGLNAPELTEPGGREALDRLTQLLREGTIHIVPHGKDVYDRTVADVFVNGQDVAETLARDGYTKPRS, from the coding sequence ATGTTGTTCACTCCCCAAGTCTTGCCGGCTCAGCAGTCCACCGCTCCTCCATCGTCATTGTCCACCACGCCCTTGACGCCAGGTGACTATGGCTCAGGCCAACTGCCACTCTGTGATCTCTGCCGGAAACCAGACTCGCGGGCAGGAAGCGATGTCCGCCCCCATCGACTTCCCCGTGACAAGGCTCTTCGCCCACACAAGAAGCCAAAGGGAATGCATCGTCCCAGTCGTCACAGCCTCAGATCTCTCCTGCCACACCATAGCCCCGAATGGGTCAGTCCAGGAGAGCGGACCTTAGAAAGTGATCGGACCCAAGCCATTGACGGCGATACGATTCGATATGGGTCAGAGCGGATCCGCATTCGCGGACTCAACGCTCCGGAATTAACGGAACCAGGAGGACGAGAAGCGCTGGATCGACTCACTCAATTGTTGCGCGAAGGCACCATCCATATCGTGCCTCACGGCAAAGATGTGTACGACCGAACGGTCGCCGACGTGTTTGTGAACGGACAGGATGTGGCGGAGACGCTCGCACGAGATGGCTATACCAAGCCCCGGTCGTAA
- a CDS encoding thioesterase family protein produces the protein MEVRIYYEDTDCGGVVYYANYLKYFERARTQYLEDRGLSVAGLLKQGTQFLVVHAELDYRSPARYGDTLTIATKLTSIGNASLTFSHVIRERASHRIVVEGSAKLVTVNLEGKVKRLDKSLAVALESGAGKVK, from the coding sequence ATGGAAGTTCGCATCTATTATGAGGACACCGACTGCGGCGGGGTGGTGTACTATGCCAACTACCTGAAGTATTTCGAACGGGCGAGGACGCAGTACCTGGAAGATCGAGGCCTCTCCGTGGCGGGCCTGTTGAAACAAGGGACGCAGTTTCTGGTAGTGCACGCCGAGCTCGACTATCGCTCGCCGGCCCGCTACGGTGACACGTTGACCATCGCGACAAAATTAACTTCGATCGGGAACGCTTCGCTTACCTTCTCGCATGTGATCCGTGAGCGGGCCAGCCATCGCATCGTGGTGGAAGGGTCGGCGAAACTCGTCACCGTGAATCTGGAAGGAAAGGTCAAGCGGTTGGACAAGTCCTTGGCGGTCGCGTTGGAATCGGGAGCAGGAAAGGTCAAATAA
- a CDS encoding cupin domain-containing protein: MRYLTPNKFSVPINREEVTQDWGKRGYSCDLFVDPPGREWNNFVHATNELVTVVSGRLRLTIDSEEIIAERGDEVFIPKGICHSVKNISPSTTHWLYGYD, encoded by the coding sequence ATGCGCTATCTCACCCCGAATAAGTTTTCGGTGCCCATTAACCGCGAAGAGGTGACTCAAGACTGGGGCAAGCGGGGGTACTCCTGCGATTTATTCGTCGATCCTCCGGGACGAGAGTGGAATAATTTCGTCCATGCGACCAATGAGCTTGTGACCGTTGTAAGTGGCAGGTTACGACTAACCATCGATAGCGAAGAGATCATCGCCGAACGGGGAGACGAGGTGTTCATTCCAAAAGGCATCTGCCACTCGGTCAAAAATATTTCTCCTTCCACAACTCATTGGCTGTATGGCTACGATTAG
- the hemL gene encoding glutamate-1-semialdehyde 2,1-aminomutase, whose product MNTLRSAKLFARAQQLIPGGVNSPVRAFRSVGGQPRFIQRAKGARLYDVDGNSYLDYVLSWGPMILGHAPTTVISAIKKAAANGTNYGAPTELEITLAQMIREALPSMEKMRLVSSGTEAVMSAIRVARAFTKRDAILKFEGCYHGHSDYLLAKAGSGLATLGIPDSPGVPADFAKHTLTAPYNDLQAVRRIINEHRDKLACIILEPIAGNMGVVPPAPDFLSSLRRLTTENGILLIFDEVISGFRVVYGGAQTLYGVTPDLTVLGKIIGGGLPVGAYGGREEIMDLIAPSGPVYQAGTLSGNPLAVSAGIATLKQLKVRGIYKKLEERSAALAKGLGEAAKKAGVPYTQTRVGSMLCGFFTSGSVVDWNTAKQSDTKRYGIFFHMMLEQGVYFAPSQFEAAFLSTAHTSADIEKTVRAAHAAFKTL is encoded by the coding sequence ATGAACACCCTTCGCTCCGCCAAACTTTTTGCACGCGCACAACAATTGATTCCCGGAGGGGTGAATAGTCCGGTTCGAGCATTCCGGTCTGTCGGTGGACAACCGCGTTTCATCCAACGGGCCAAAGGCGCGCGCCTCTACGACGTCGATGGAAACAGTTACCTCGACTACGTCTTGTCATGGGGACCGATGATCTTGGGACACGCACCAACGACCGTGATCAGCGCGATCAAGAAAGCTGCTGCCAACGGCACCAATTATGGCGCGCCGACCGAGTTGGAAATCACACTGGCACAGATGATCCGCGAGGCGCTTCCTTCGATGGAGAAAATGCGGCTGGTCAGCTCAGGGACCGAGGCAGTGATGAGTGCGATTCGCGTCGCACGCGCGTTCACCAAACGTGACGCCATCCTAAAGTTTGAAGGTTGCTACCACGGGCACAGCGATTATTTGCTGGCCAAAGCTGGATCGGGGCTCGCGACCTTGGGCATACCCGATTCACCAGGCGTACCGGCCGACTTTGCGAAACACACCCTTACCGCACCATACAACGATCTTCAGGCGGTTCGCCGCATCATCAACGAGCATCGAGACAAGCTCGCCTGCATTATTCTCGAGCCGATTGCGGGAAATATGGGGGTCGTGCCTCCTGCGCCGGATTTTCTTTCCTCACTACGTCGGCTCACAACCGAGAACGGTATCCTGTTAATCTTCGATGAGGTAATTTCAGGCTTCCGTGTCGTGTACGGCGGCGCACAGACATTGTACGGCGTGACGCCGGATCTCACGGTGCTGGGGAAAATCATCGGCGGCGGCCTGCCGGTCGGTGCCTACGGAGGGCGAGAGGAGATCATGGATCTGATTGCCCCGTCCGGGCCGGTGTATCAGGCCGGCACCTTGTCAGGCAACCCCTTGGCCGTCTCGGCCGGCATTGCCACTCTGAAACAACTCAAAGTGCGTGGGATTTACAAGAAGCTGGAAGAACGATCAGCCGCTCTGGCCAAAGGATTGGGCGAAGCAGCCAAGAAAGCCGGCGTGCCGTATACGCAAACACGAGTCGGCTCGATGCTCTGCGGATTCTTTACGTCAGGGTCAGTGGTGGATTGGAATACCGCGAAACAGTCAGATACAAAGCGCTACGGAATATTCTTTCATATGATGTTGGAGCAGGGCGTGTATTTTGCCCCCTCTCAGTTCGAAGCTGCCTTCCTCTCGACTGCCCATACCTCAGCCGACATCGAGAAGACCGTCCGAGCCGCGCATGCGGCATTCAAAACCCTGTGA
- the rfaE2 gene encoding D-glycero-beta-D-manno-heptose 1-phosphate adenylyltransferase codes for MTNKVVTKNQLAPLLAEARAQRKRIVFTNGCFDLMHVGHTRYLQAAKGLGDLLVVGVNSDASVKSLKKSPDRPIVPESQRAEILAALGCVDYVVLFSEPDPHKLIHAVQPDVLVKGGDWSVETIVGRDIVEARGGVVKTIPLVPGISTTTLIHRIRSTHT; via the coding sequence ATGACAAACAAAGTCGTGACTAAGAACCAACTCGCACCGTTGTTGGCGGAGGCGCGAGCACAGCGGAAGCGAATCGTCTTCACGAACGGGTGTTTCGATCTTATGCATGTCGGCCACACGCGTTATCTCCAGGCCGCGAAGGGACTGGGGGACCTGCTCGTTGTTGGAGTGAACAGCGACGCTTCCGTGAAAAGTCTGAAGAAGTCCCCCGACCGCCCGATCGTTCCGGAGTCTCAACGCGCGGAGATTCTCGCAGCGCTGGGCTGCGTCGATTATGTCGTCCTCTTCTCCGAACCGGACCCGCACAAGCTCATCCACGCCGTACAGCCCGACGTGTTGGTCAAAGGGGGAGATTGGTCGGTCGAGACCATCGTCGGACGGGACATCGTCGAAGCTCGCGGGGGCGTGGTAAAAACGATCCCGCTGGTCCCCGGCATCTCCACGACGACCCTCATTCACCGTATCCGTTCAACCCACACGTAA
- a CDS encoding four helix bundle protein produces MAKDYATKVYAVTAKFPRHEDYGLKSQLNRAVNSIGLNIAEGSAKNSNNAFDYHLEVALCSTFEVIAGSSLAMERAYVSEVEHKGLYEDGERLAKSINAFRNTLLLS; encoded by the coding sequence ATGGCAAAAGATTACGCGACGAAGGTCTATGCCGTGACCGCTAAGTTCCCGAGGCATGAAGATTATGGATTGAAATCCCAACTGAATCGCGCAGTCAATTCAATCGGTCTCAATATCGCAGAAGGTTCTGCCAAGAACTCCAATAATGCCTTCGATTACCATCTGGAGGTCGCATTGTGTTCAACGTTTGAAGTGATTGCTGGATCATCTCTGGCAATGGAACGTGCCTACGTCAGCGAAGTTGAGCATAAGGGTTTGTACGAGGATGGTGAGCGATTGGCGAAAAGCATCAATGCCTTTCGAAACACGCTCTTGTTGTCTTGA